One Cucurbita pepo subsp. pepo cultivar mu-cu-16 chromosome LG11, ASM280686v2, whole genome shotgun sequence DNA window includes the following coding sequences:
- the LOC111805985 gene encoding putative UPF0481 protein At3g02645: protein MADINEVEQVEQPRGNVVLSIKEMMDKLPPVNVECSIFRVPKLLRKMNHRAYTPQVISIGPFHHHRKDLLATEPYKLRRCLNFLSRLGNQRDSLEFLQKNTQNWMKEVRNCYAEPINMNDEKFLNMMLVDGCFLVEFLIQHHNRHCPNTCFQTPNNLDLTFHQRSTELFTDLIMLENQVPFFLLERLFGLIPNITSVSFIELTYIFFRRELVDNYSLSDLSSIKPKHLVDFLSFYFVSKTSLENNNNNRPITPPSITELHEAGVTIKKAENAKCAMNLSFEKGIFKIPPLNIDDFFEYTLRNLIAFEHFPLGNQSKCIQYIAFMDDLISTEKDVNLLVKAEIIINNIGGSDKEVSNLFNNLCKFVEQPCDGEFNNTSKALRKHCDGRWNKARASLIHNYCNTPWAIVSFFAATLLIILTLSQTIFSGISAFPSKP, encoded by the coding sequence ATGGCAGATATTAATGAAGTTGAACAAGTTGAACAACCTCGTGGTAATGTCGTACTATCCATAAAAGAAATGATGGACAAGCTGCCTCCTGTTAATGTAGAATGTAGCATCTTTCGAGTTCCTAAACTGTTACGCAAGATGAATCATAGAGCCTATACCCCTCAAGTCATTTCCATAGGTCCATTCCACCATCATCGAAAAGATTTGTTAGCCACTGAGCCATATAAGCTTCGACGTTGTTTGAACTTTCTAAGTCGTCTAGGTAACCAAAGGGATTCATTGGAGTTCCTTCAGAAAAATACTCAAAATTGGATGAAAGAAGTTCGAAATTGCTATGCAGAACCCATAAACATGAATGATGAGAAATTTCTTAACATGATGCTTGTGGATGGTTGTTTCCTAGTAGAGTTTTTGATACAACATCATAACCGACACTGCCCAAATACATGCTTCCAAACTCCAAACAATTTAGATCTTACCTTCCACCAAAGATCTACGGAGCTATTTACTGATTTGATTATGTTGGAAAATCAAGtccctttcttccttcttgaaCGTCTGTTCGGCCTCATACCAAATATAACCTCTGTCTCCTTTATAGaattaacatatatattttttagacgcGAACTTGTTGACAATTATTCTCTTTCTGATCTATCGTCCATAAAACCAAAGCACTTGGTCGATTTTTTAAGCTTCTACTTCGTCTCAAAGACGTCTCTagagaacaataataataatcgcCCGATAACTCCTCCATCGATAACTGAGCTTCACGAGGCTGGTGTCACCATTAAGAAAGCAGAAAATGCCAAATGTGCAATGAACCTAAGCTTCGAAAAGGGGATTTTCAAGATCCCACCTTTAAACATTGATGATTTCTTCGAATACACCCTGCGAAATCTGATAGCATTTGAGCATTTTCCCTTGGGTAATCAAAGCAAGTGTATCCAATATATCGCATTCATGGATGATTTGATAAGCACGGAGAAAGACGTGAATTTACTTGTGAAAGCTGAAATCATAATCAACAATATTGGAGGTAGTGATAAAGAAGTTTCAAACTTGTTTAACAATCTTTGCAAATTTGTTGAACAACCATGTGATGGCGAGTTCAACAATACCAGCAAAGCTTTACGTAAGCATTGTGATGGACGATGGAACAAGGCACGAGCTTCACTTATACATAACTATTGTAATACGCCATGGGCTATTGTCTCCTTCTTTGCTGCAACCTTACTTATTATTCTAACTCTCTCTCAAACTATATTCTCTGGGATATCTGCATTTCCTAGTAAACCTTAG
- the LOC111805984 gene encoding UPF0481 protein At3g47200-like codes for MKNSQIEVEQVNDKPYNMAGISEAVTIEVDKVNDKPYNMAGISEAEQGEQPRRNVVPPIKEMIDKLPPVNEKCSIFRVPKLLRNMNHRAYTPQVISIGPFHHHRKDLLATEPYKLRRCLNFLSRLGNERDSLELLKKNTQTWMKEIRNCYGEPINMNDKEFVNMMVVDGCFLVEFLIQHHNEHYPNTCFQTPNNLDLTFHQRSIEIFTDLIMLENQVPFFLLERLFGLIPNITSLSFEELIYISFQQELVVNCSLSNLSSTKPKHLVDFLSFFFVSKTSLENNNNNSPITPPSITELYEAGVTIKKAENFIHMMDIRFKNEILTIPPLVIDDLFEPTMRNLIAFEHFPLRNESNCIQYIAFMDDLISTEKDVNLLVKAGIIINNIGGSDKEVSKLFNNLCKFVETSSDDSLNNISNTLREHCNRRWNKAKASLKHNYFNTPWAIVSFFAATFLIILTLSQTIFSGMSVFPIIP; via the coding sequence atgaaaaatagtcAGATTGAAGTTGAACAGGTAAACGACAAACCATACAATATGGCAGGAATTAGTGAAGCTGTGACTATTGAAGTTGATAAGGTAAACGACAAACCATACAATATGGCAGGAATTAGTGAAGCTGAACAAGGTGAACAACCTCGTCGTAATGTTGTACCACCCATAAAAGAAATGATAGATAAGTTACCTCCTGTTAATGAAAAATGTAGCATCTTTCGAGTTCCTAAACTGTTACGCAATATGAATCATAGAGCCTATACCCCTCAAGTCATTTCCATAGGTCCATTTCACCATCATCGAAAGGATTTGTTAGCCACTGAGCCATATAAGCTTCGACGTTGTTTGAACTTTCTAAGCCGTCTAGGTAACGAGAGGGATTCATTGGAGTTGCTTAAGAAAAATACTCAAACTTGGATGAAAGAAATTCGAAATTGCTATGGAGAGCCCATAAACATGAATGATAAGGAATTTGTTAACATGATGGTTGTGGATGGTTGTTTCCTAGTAGAGTTTTTGATACAACATCACAACGAACACTACCCAAATACATGCTTCCAAACTCCAAACAATTTAGATCTTACTTTCCACCAAAGATCTATTGAGATATTTACTGATTTGATTATGTTGGAAAATCAAGtccctttcttccttcttgaaCGTCTGTTTGGCCTCATACCAAATATAACCTCTCTCTCCTTTGaagaattaatatatatatctttccAACAGGAACTTGTTGTCAATTGTTCTCTTTCTAATCTATCGTCGACAAAACCAAAGCATTTGGTCGATTTTTTaagcttcttcttcgtctcAAAGACGTCTCTagagaacaataataataatagccCGATAACTCCTCCATCGATAACTGAGCTTTACGAGGCTGGTGTCACCATTAAGAAAGcagaaaatttcattcatatgATGGACATAAGGTTCAAAAATGAGATTTTAACAATCCCGCCTTTAGTTATTGATGATTTATTCGAACCCACCATGCGAAATCTGATAGCATTTGAGCATTTTCCCTTGAGAAATGAAAGCAATTGTATCCAATATATTGCATTCATGGATGATTTAATAAGCACAGAGAAAGACGTGAATTTACTTGTGAAGGCTGGAATCATAATCAACAATATTGGAGGCAGTGATAAAgaagtttcaaaattgttCAACAATCTCTGCAAATTTGTTGAAACCTCAAGTGATGACAGCTTGAACAATATCAGCAACACCTTACGTGAACACTGCAATAGACGATGGAACAAAGCAAAAGCTTCACTCAAACATAACTATTTCAATACACCATGGGCTATTGTCTCCTTCTTTGCTGCAACCTTCCTTATTATTCTGACTCTCTCTCAAACTATATTCTCTGGGATGTCTGTGTTTCCTATTATACCTTAG
- the LOC111805986 gene encoding zinc finger Ran-binding domain-containing protein 2-like, which translates to MSRPGDWNCRSCHHLNFQRRESCQRCGEPRADFSGGRVGSSSFGFTTGPDVRPGDWYCAVANCGAHNFASRSICFKCGASKDDASPAAAYDGDFTRMRGFNFGAASNRPGWKSGDWICSRSNCNEHNFANRRECFRCNAPRDSNNTSPYSYS; encoded by the exons ATGAGCAGACCGGGGGATTGGAATTGTAGGTCTTGCCACCATCTCAACTTCCAACGACGGGAGTCCTGTCAGCGTTGTGGCGAGCCTAGGGCTGACTTCAGCGGCGGAAGAGTTGGTTCCTCGTCCTTTGGTTTCACTACTGGCCCCGACGTCCGTCCTGGGGATTGGTACTGCGCCGTCGCCAACTGCGGCGCTCATAACTTCGCTAGCCGCTCTATCTGCTTCAAGTGCGGCGCCTCTAAAGATGACGCTTCCCCTGCCGCCGCTTACGACGGCGATTTTACTAGAATGAGAGGCTTTAACTTCGGCGCTGCCTCCAACCGCCCTGGATGGAAATCTGGTGATTGGATCTGTTCCAG ATCAAATTGCAACGAGCATAACTTTGCCAACAGAAGAGAATGCTTCAGATGTAATGCACCAAGAGATTCAAACAACACGTCTCCATACTCGTACTCGTAg
- the LOC111805486 gene encoding protein tesmin/TSO1-like CXC 2, with product MNFEATFNNRVPAAANSSHLVRTPLRPTSVGNPLLQAPKPSGIGLHPNSVILEACNAVVGRTNKAISLPNSFILEPCNAAVKAETSETPHDTRDSDFNQSPNLEKISKVIPRRKRKKSSVNNNGDDAKRCSCTKSKCLKLYCDCFAAGMYCSENCSCQGCFNKPKNLRTVLETRHQIETRDPLAFAPTVIEDRNEIPVNNENGSLSTPSLARHKKGCKCIKSMCSKQYCECFQVYYPSLCN from the exons ATGAACTTTGAAGCAACATTTAACAACAGAGTACCAGCAGCAGCCAATTCATCTCATTTGGTGCGGACACCACTACGTCCTACATCTGTTGGCAACCCTCTCTTGCAAGCTCCCAAGCCTTCAGGTATAGGGTTGCACCCAAATAGCGTCATTTTGGAGGCCTGCAATGCTGTTGTAGGACGTACCAACAAGGCCATTTCATTACCAAATTCCTTCATTTTGGAGCCCTGCAATGCTGCTGTCAAAGCCGAGACATCTGAAACTCCACATGACACAAGAGATTCTGACTTCAACCAATCCCCTAATCTTGAAAAGATCAGTAAAGTTATtcccagaaggaaaaggaagaaaagctCAGTCAATAACAATGGCGATGATGCAAAACGTTGCAGCTGCACAAAATCAAAGTGCTTGAAACTGTATTGCGATTGTTTTGCTGCTGGGATGTATTGTTCTGAGAATTGTTCTTGTCAAGGATGCTTTAACAAGCCAAAAAATTTACGAACTGTTCTTGAGACGAGGCATCAAATTGAAACCAGAGATCCACTTGCATTTGCTCCAACAGTTATTGAGGACCGTAATGAGATTCCAGTAAATAAT GAGAACGGAAGCCTATCGACTCCATCCTTGGCTAGACATAAAAAAGGTTGCAAATGCATCAAGTCTATGTGCTCTAAACAATATTGCGAATGCTTTCAGGTTTATTACCCATCTCTAtgtaattag
- the LOC111804872 gene encoding acyl-protein thioesterase 2-like → MSYNSSTMGSGSRTGRMSFEFGRTHVVRPKGKHQATIVWLHGLGDKGSSWSQLLETLPLPNIKWICPTAPTRPVTLFGGFPCTAWFDVGDISEESPDDLEGLDAAASHVANLLSTEPADIKLGIGGFSMGAATAIYSASCRILGQYGNGNLYPINLSAVVGLSGWLPCSRSLRNQVSMSHEAARRAASLPILLCHGSGDDVVAYKHGEKSAHTLSSSGFRNLTFKSYNGLGHYTIPEEMDVVCNWLTVVLALDGVRLVDH, encoded by the exons ATGAGCTATAACAGCTCTACTATGGGTTCTG GTAGTAGAACAGGCAGGATGAGCTTTGAGTTTGGGAGGACCCATGTGGTCAGGCCTAAAGGGAAGCATCAGGCAACTATTGTTTGGTTACATGGCCTTGGTGATAAGGGGTCAAG TTGGTCTCAGCTCTTGGAAACTCTTCCTCTACCAAAC ATTAAGTGGATTTGTCCTACTGCTCCTACTCGTCCTGTGACGTTATTTGGTGGATTTCCTTGCACTGCAT GGTTTGATGTGGGAGATATTTCAGAAGAGTCTCCTGATGATTTAGAAGGCTTGGATGCTGCAGCATCGCATGTTGCTAATCTTTTGTCTACAGAACCTGCTGATA TTAAACTGGGTATTGGAGGCTTCAGTATGGGTGCTGCAACTGCTATTTACTCTGCGTCATGCCGTATTCTTGGGCAATATGGAAATGGAAACCTATACCCTATTAACCTTAGTGCAGTTGTTGGGCTTAGTGGCTGGCTTCCCTGTTCAag ATCTTTGAGGAACCAGGTCAGTATGTCACACGAAGCTGCAAGGCGCGCTGCGTCCCTGCCCATTTTACTCTGTCATGGTTCAG GTGACGATGTCGTAGCTTACAAACACGGGGAGAAATCTGCACATACATTAAGTTCATCTGGATTTCGCAATCTAACATTTAAATCCTATAACGG GCTGGGCCATTACACCATTCCTGAGGAGATGGATGTTGTTTGTAATTGGCTGACAGTCGTTTTAGCACTCGATGGCGTACGGTTGGTCGATCACTGA